Proteins encoded together in one Bacteroides ovatus window:
- a CDS encoding ABC transporter permease, which translates to MKTLSKLQQLSFIIRREFLAISTSYAVLLVLMGGIFVYGLLYNYMYAPNIVTDVPVAVVDNSHSELSRDFIRWLDATPQAEIFSQAMDYHEAKEWMKEGKVQGILYLPHDFEERVFRGDEAVFSLYATTDAFLYFEALQGASSRVMLAINDKYRPDEAVFLPPQGLLAVAMAKPINVEGTALYNYTEGYGSYLIPAVMMIIIFQTLLMVIGMVTGEEYSSKGIRAYTPLGYGWGVAIRIVAGKTSVYCTLYAIFAFFLLGLLPHFFSIPNIGNGLYIVLLLIPYLMATSFLGLAASRYFTDSEAPLLMIAFFSVGLIFLSGVSYPMELMPWYWKVVHYIFPAAPGTLAFVKLNSMGASMADIRPEYITLWIQALIYFTISIWVYKKKLESNLIS; encoded by the coding sequence ATGAAAACATTAAGTAAGTTACAACAGTTGTCATTCATCATTCGTCGTGAATTTCTAGCTATCAGTACCAGTTATGCGGTTTTACTGGTGTTGATGGGAGGAATCTTCGTTTACGGGTTGCTCTACAATTATATGTATGCACCGAATATTGTAACCGATGTACCTGTTGCCGTAGTCGACAATTCGCACAGTGAATTGAGCCGTGATTTTATCCGTTGGCTGGATGCTACTCCCCAAGCAGAGATTTTTAGTCAGGCTATGGACTATCACGAAGCAAAAGAATGGATGAAAGAAGGCAAAGTACAGGGAATACTCTACCTGCCTCATGATTTTGAGGAACGGGTGTTCCGGGGAGATGAAGCCGTATTTTCCCTTTATGCAACTACTGATGCCTTCTTGTATTTCGAAGCTTTGCAAGGTGCTTCTTCACGTGTCATGCTGGCTATTAATGATAAATACCGGCCAGATGAAGCAGTGTTTCTTCCACCACAAGGATTGCTCGCCGTAGCTATGGCGAAACCGATCAATGTGGAAGGCACTGCACTCTACAATTATACCGAAGGATATGGTTCCTATCTTATTCCGGCAGTCATGATGATTATAATTTTCCAGACCTTGCTGATGGTTATTGGTATGGTGACCGGAGAAGAATACAGTAGTAAAGGAATCCGTGCATATACTCCTTTGGGGTATGGCTGGGGAGTTGCTATTCGTATAGTGGCAGGAAAAACGTCCGTGTACTGTACTCTTTATGCCATCTTTGCCTTTTTTCTATTAGGCTTGCTCCCTCACTTTTTCAGCATCCCCAATATTGGAAACGGATTGTACATCGTACTATTATTGATTCCATATTTGATGGCAACTTCTTTCTTGGGATTGGCTGCATCCAGGTATTTTACGGATTCTGAAGCTCCCCTACTCATGATCGCCTTCTTCTCCGTAGGATTAATCTTTCTTTCCGGCGTTTCCTATCCAATGGAACTAATGCCCTGGTATTGGAAAGTAGTCCATTACATTTTCCCAGCTGCACCAGGCACACTCGCTTTTGTGAAACTGAATTCTATGGGAGCCAGTATGGCTGATATCAGACCGGAATATATAACTCTCTGGATACAGGCACTTATTTATTTTACAATAAGTATATGGGTCTATAAGAAGAAACTGGAATCAAATCTGATTAGTTAA
- a CDS encoding ABC transporter permease, with amino-acid sequence MDESQTYSPFRSVLLREWRRMTSRRLYFGVCIVLPLFTLFFMATIFGNGQMENIPIGIVDQDNTATSRTIVRNISAVPTFKVTKHFVNEAAARESVQKKEIYGYLSIPPQFEQNAIAGKNATLSYYYHYALMSVGGELMAAFETSLAPVALSPVVMQAMALGVEQDQITTFLLPVQANNHPIYNPSLDYSVYLSQPFFFVLFQVLILLITVYAVGIEIKFRTADDWLATAKGNIVTAVLGKLLPYTIIYILIGWLANYVMFGILHIPFQGSWWLMNIMTVLFIIATQALGLFLFSLFPAISLVISVVSMVGSLGATLSGVTFPVPNMYPLVRDASNLFPVRHFTEMMQTMLYGGGGFIHLWPSAVILCIFPLLALSLLPHLKRAIESHKYENIK; translated from the coding sequence ATGGATGAATCACAAACATATTCCCCTTTTCGTTCCGTACTGCTCAGAGAGTGGCGGCGAATGACTTCACGGCGCCTTTATTTTGGTGTCTGCATTGTCTTGCCATTGTTCACCCTTTTCTTTATGGCTACGATCTTTGGTAACGGACAGATGGAAAACATTCCTATTGGTATTGTCGATCAGGATAATACTGCTACTTCCCGGACGATAGTCAGGAATATTTCTGCCGTACCAACTTTTAAAGTGACAAAGCATTTTGTAAATGAAGCAGCTGCCCGTGAATCTGTGCAAAAGAAAGAGATTTATGGATATCTTTCCATACCTCCCCAATTTGAACAGAATGCGATTGCCGGAAAGAATGCAACACTCTCCTACTATTATCATTATGCATTAATGTCGGTAGGTGGTGAGTTGATGGCGGCATTCGAAACTTCCTTAGCTCCGGTGGCTCTTTCTCCTGTGGTGATGCAAGCGATGGCACTCGGAGTAGAACAGGATCAGATTACCACCTTTTTATTACCCGTACAAGCTAATAACCATCCGATATATAACCCTAGTCTGGATTATTCGGTATATTTAAGTCAGCCCTTTTTCTTTGTGCTGTTTCAGGTTTTGATTCTGTTGATTACCGTGTATGCGGTTGGCATTGAAATCAAGTTCCGCACAGCAGATGATTGGCTGGCGACTGCAAAAGGCAATATAGTGACAGCTGTTTTAGGTAAATTATTACCTTATACCATTATATATATACTGATAGGATGGTTGGCTAATTACGTCATGTTTGGTATTTTGCATATTCCTTTTCAGGGGAGTTGGTGGTTAATGAATATCATGACTGTGCTTTTCATCATTGCAACACAGGCTTTAGGGCTGTTTTTATTCTCGCTGTTTCCGGCAATATCGTTGGTTATAAGTGTAGTTTCTATGGTAGGTTCTCTGGGGGCTACTTTGTCCGGAGTAACCTTTCCGGTTCCCAATATGTATCCGTTGGTGAGGGATGCTTCCAATTTGTTCCCTGTCCGTCATTTTACGGAAATGATGCAAACCATGCTCTATGGAGGCGGTGGGTTTATCCATCTTTGGCCGTCGGCTGTGATACTCTGTATCTTCCCGTTGCTGGCCCTGTCGCTGCTTCCTCATTTAAAACGAGCTATAGAAAGTCATAAGTATGAAAACATTAAGTAA
- a CDS encoding HlyD family secretion protein: protein MKPTSKTLSWAFVIILLAVGIFTGLGVILMHKQPLVLQGQAEATEIRISGKLPGRIDTFFVQEGDWVHRGDTLVVINSPEVHAKYQQVNALEQVAVQQNKKIDAGTRRQIVATALQLWNKTKSDLTLAQTTYNRILTLYKDSVITSQRKDEVEAMYKAAVAAERAAYEQYQMAVDGAQKEDKASAASMVDAARSTVDEVSALLVDARLTAPENGQIATIFPKRGELVAPGTPIMNLVVMDDIHVVLNVREDLMPQFKMDETFVADVPAIGKKNIEFKIYYISPLGSFATWKSTKQTGSYDLRTFEIHARPTQKVDDLRPGMSVLLTLD, encoded by the coding sequence ATGAAACCAACTAGTAAAACCCTATCATGGGCTTTTGTCATCATTCTTCTGGCTGTCGGTATTTTCACCGGCTTGGGAGTTATATTAATGCATAAACAGCCGCTGGTCTTGCAAGGACAAGCTGAAGCAACAGAAATCCGTATCAGTGGGAAACTTCCCGGCCGTATCGACACTTTCTTCGTTCAGGAGGGAGACTGGGTACACCGGGGAGATACTCTTGTCGTCATTAATAGCCCTGAAGTACATGCCAAGTATCAACAAGTGAATGCCTTGGAACAGGTGGCAGTACAACAGAACAAGAAAATAGATGCCGGAACCCGTCGTCAGATCGTGGCTACTGCACTGCAATTATGGAATAAAACGAAGAGCGATCTTACTCTCGCCCAGACAACTTACAACCGTATTCTTACTTTATATAAGGACAGTGTCATTACTTCTCAAAGAAAGGATGAAGTAGAAGCTATGTATAAAGCGGCTGTAGCAGCCGAACGTGCTGCCTATGAACAGTATCAGATGGCTGTAGATGGTGCACAAAAAGAAGATAAAGCGTCTGCTGCCAGCATGGTGGATGCTGCTCGAAGCACAGTGGATGAAGTCTCGGCTTTGCTGGTCGATGCTCGGTTGACCGCTCCGGAAAACGGTCAGATAGCAACAATCTTCCCTAAACGTGGAGAGTTGGTTGCACCGGGAACTCCCATTATGAATTTGGTGGTGATGGATGATATACATGTTGTTCTTAACGTGCGGGAAGATCTGATGCCGCAATTTAAAATGGACGAAACATTTGTTGCGGATGTGCCCGCTATCGGTAAAAAAAATATTGAATTCAAAATCTATTATATTAGTCCGCTAGGCAGTTTTGCTACCTGGAAATCAACCAAGCAAACCGGAAGTTATGACTTACGTACCTTTGAGATTCATGCCCGTCCAACCCAAAAGGTGGATGACTTGCGTCCCGGCATGTCCGTGTTATTGACTTTAGATTAA
- a CDS encoding TolC family protein, producing MKKNKRLFILLTLYFSIGQIDAQIPLSFEESLHLLNQGNQSLKIADKSIEIAKAERDKLNAFWYPSLQSTGAFVHMSEKIEVKQPLSQFTDPAKDFVHSIIPDDQIISSILDQIGANTLIFPLTPRNLTTVDLSAEWVLFSGGKRFRATNIGRTMVDLARESRAQVSANQQNLLVESYYGLRLAQQIVTVREETYNGLKKHYENALKLEAAGMIDKAGRLFAQVNMDEAKRALEAARKEETVVQSALKVLLNKKDADANIIPTSPLFMNDSLPPKMLFDLSVNSGNYTLNQLQLQQHIAKQEVRIAQSGYLPNIALFGKQTLYSHGIQSNLLPRTMVGIGFTWNLFDGLDREKRVRQSKLTEQTLALGQMKARDDLAVGVDKLYTQLEKAQDNVKALNATIALSEELVRIRKKSFTEGMATSTEVIDAETMLASVKVARLAAYYEYDVALMNLLSLCGTPEQFANYQPKP from the coding sequence ATGAAAAAAAATAAGCGACTTTTTATACTATTGACTTTGTATTTTTCCATCGGTCAGATAGATGCACAGATACCATTAAGTTTCGAAGAATCACTGCATCTGTTGAATCAAGGAAATCAGAGTCTGAAAATAGCAGATAAGAGTATTGAGATTGCGAAGGCTGAACGTGATAAGTTGAATGCTTTTTGGTATCCTAGTCTTCAATCTACAGGTGCGTTTGTACACATGTCGGAGAAGATCGAAGTCAAACAGCCTTTATCGCAGTTTACCGATCCGGCTAAAGACTTTGTACATTCCATTATTCCGGATGACCAAATCATTTCGTCTATACTGGATCAAATTGGGGCAAATACCCTTATATTTCCTTTGACTCCAAGAAATCTGACAACTGTTGATTTATCAGCCGAGTGGGTACTCTTTTCCGGTGGTAAACGCTTCCGTGCCACCAACATCGGAAGAACGATGGTCGACTTGGCACGGGAAAGTCGGGCACAGGTATCGGCCAATCAGCAAAATCTATTAGTTGAAAGTTATTATGGGCTTCGACTGGCACAACAAATTGTGACGGTTCGTGAAGAAACCTACAACGGATTAAAGAAACATTATGAAAATGCCTTGAAGTTAGAGGCAGCAGGAATGATTGACAAAGCAGGAAGGCTTTTTGCCCAGGTAAATATGGATGAAGCCAAACGTGCATTGGAAGCTGCGCGAAAAGAAGAAACAGTAGTGCAAAGTGCCTTAAAGGTTTTGCTGAATAAAAAGGATGCAGATGCCAATATCATTCCTACCTCTCCCCTTTTTATGAATGATTCATTGCCACCTAAAATGCTATTTGATCTTTCAGTAAACAGTGGGAACTATACACTCAACCAATTACAGCTGCAGCAGCATATTGCCAAACAAGAAGTGCGGATTGCCCAAAGCGGCTATTTGCCGAATATAGCCCTTTTCGGAAAACAGACCTTGTATTCGCATGGCATTCAGAGTAATTTATTACCGCGTACCATGGTAGGCATTGGTTTTACATGGAACCTCTTTGACGGACTGGATCGTGAAAAAAGAGTGCGGCAATCGAAATTAACGGAACAAACTCTGGCTTTAGGCCAGATGAAGGCTCGTGATGATCTGGCTGTTGGGGTAGATAAGCTTTACACGCAGCTGGAAAAGGCACAGGATAATGTAAAAGCTTTAAATGCAACGATTGCCTTAAGTGAAGAATTGGTACGCATCCGAAAGAAATCATTTACAGAAGGGATGGCAACTTCTACCGAAGTTATTGATGCTGAAACCATGCTTGCCAGTGTAAAAGTGGCTCGCCTGGCAGCATATTATGAATATGATGTGGCACTAATGAATCTACTCTCGCTTTGTGGCACACCGGAACAATTTGCAAACTATCAACCTAAACCGTAA
- a CDS encoding DUF2867 domain-containing protein, whose amino-acid sequence MAKKIEKYLPVDYSDSFSIEVTENRLSPKDIILKVFAHNPAWLRMLYAIRACLVKPFGIETKAIESEELIIEEDKQEAIMRKDDKHLLFYVDIFITPLETGKQMIEVTTLVKYHNWVGKAYFFCIKPFHRVIVPLVLKKALC is encoded by the coding sequence ATGGCTAAGAAAATAGAGAAATATCTCCCCGTAGATTACAGTGACAGTTTTTCCATAGAAGTTACAGAAAATCGTTTGTCTCCTAAAGATATTATTTTAAAAGTCTTTGCTCATAACCCCGCTTGGCTCCGAATGTTGTATGCAATAAGGGCCTGTTTAGTCAAACCTTTCGGTATAGAAACTAAAGCTATTGAAAGTGAAGAACTTATTATAGAGGAAGACAAGCAAGAAGCAATTATGAGAAAAGACGATAAACATTTATTGTTTTATGTCGATATTTTCATTACACCATTGGAAACAGGAAAACAAATGATTGAGGTTACCACATTAGTAAAATACCATAATTGGGTAGGAAAGGCTTATTTCTTTTGTATAAAACCTTTTCATCGGGTCATAGTGCCTTTAGTTCTCAAAAAGGCGCTATGCTGA
- the proS gene encoding proline--tRNA ligase, translated as MAKELKDLTKRSENYSQWYNDLVVKADLAEQSAVRGCMVIKPYGYAIWEKMQRQLDDMFKETGHVNAYFPLLIPKSFLSREAEHVEGFAKECAVVTHYRLKNAEDGSGVVVDPAAKLEEELIIRPTSETIIWNTYKNWIQSYRDLPILCNQWANVFRWEMRTRLFLRTAEFLWQEGHTAHATREEAEEEAIRMLNVYGEFAEKYMAVPVVKGVKSANERFAGALDTYTIEAMMQDGKALQSGTSHFLGQNFAKAFDVQFVNKENKLEYVWATSWGVSTRLMGALIMTHSDDNGLVLPPHLAPIQVVIVPIYKNDEQLKQIDAKVEGIVAKLKALGISVKYDNADNKRPGFKFADYELKGVPVRLVMGGRDLENNTMEVMRRDTLEKETVTCEGIETYVQNLLEEMQANIYKKALDYRNSKITTVDTYDEFKEKIEEGGFILAHWDGTTETEEKIKEETKATIRCIPFESFVPEDKEPGKCMVTGKPSACRVIFARSY; from the coding sequence ATGGCAAAAGAACTGAAAGACCTTACCAAACGTAGTGAAAACTACTCACAGTGGTATAACGATTTGGTGGTAAAAGCTGATTTGGCAGAACAATCTGCCGTGCGCGGATGTATGGTGATTAAGCCTTACGGATACGCTATCTGGGAGAAAATGCAACGTCAATTGGACGACATGTTCAAGGAAACAGGACACGTAAATGCATATTTCCCGCTATTAATCCCGAAATCATTCTTAAGCCGCGAAGCAGAACACGTAGAAGGGTTTGCGAAAGAGTGTGCCGTAGTAACACATTATCGCTTGAAGAATGCAGAAGACGGTTCAGGAGTCGTAGTAGATCCTGCAGCTAAATTGGAAGAGGAATTAATTATCCGTCCGACATCAGAAACAATCATCTGGAATACTTATAAGAACTGGATTCAGTCATACCGTGACCTGCCTATTCTCTGTAACCAATGGGCGAATGTTTTCCGTTGGGAAATGCGTACCCGTCTTTTCCTGCGTACTGCCGAATTCCTGTGGCAAGAGGGACATACCGCTCATGCTACCCGTGAAGAAGCAGAGGAAGAAGCAATCAGAATGTTGAATGTATATGGTGAATTTGCAGAAAAATATATGGCTGTTCCCGTTGTAAAGGGAGTGAAATCAGCCAATGAACGTTTTGCAGGTGCACTTGACACTTACACAATAGAAGCCATGATGCAGGACGGAAAAGCATTGCAAAGTGGTACTTCCCACTTCCTGGGACAAAACTTTGCAAAGGCATTCGATGTTCAGTTCGTTAACAAGGAAAACAAGTTGGAGTATGTTTGGGCTACTTCATGGGGTGTTTCTACTCGTTTGATGGGTGCATTGATTATGACTCACTCGGATGACAACGGATTGGTATTACCTCCACATTTGGCTCCGATTCAGGTAGTAATCGTTCCTATCTATAAGAATGACGAACAACTGAAACAAATTGACGCTAAAGTAGAAGGCATTGTAGCTAAGTTGAAAGCATTGGGTATCTCTGTGAAATATGATAATGCAGATAACAAACGCCCGGGCTTCAAATTCGCTGATTATGAATTGAAGGGTGTACCTGTTCGTTTGGTTATGGGTGGTCGCGATCTTGAAAACAACACTATGGAAGTGATGCGCCGTGATACACTGGAAAAAGAAACGGTTACTTGTGAAGGCATTGAAACATACGTTCAGAATTTGCTTGAAGAAATGCAAGCTAATATCTACAAGAAAGCATTGGACTACCGTAACTCCAAGATTACAACAGTAGACACCTATGACGAATTTAAAGAAAAAATCGAAGAAGGCGGATTTATTCTGGCTCATTGGGATGGAACTACTGAAACCGAAGAAAAAATTAAGGAAGAAACTAAAGCAACCATTCGTTGTATTCCGTTCGAGTCATTTGTTCCGGAAGACAAAGAACCTGGTAAATGTATGGTAACAGGTAAACCATCTGCTTGCCGCGTGATATTTGCACGTTCTTATTAA
- a CDS encoding response regulator transcription factor translates to MKILIVEDEPSLRELIQCSLEKERYVVETASDFNSALRKIEDYDYDCILLDIMLPDGSGLDLLERLKALHKRENVIIISAKDSLEDKVLGLELGADDYLPKPFHLVELNARIKSVIRRHQHDGEIDIRQGNVRIEPDKYRVFVNEQEVELNRKEYDILLYFINRPGRLINKNTLAESVWGDHIDQVDNFDFIYAQIKNLRKKLKDSGATIEIKAVYGFGYKMIVE, encoded by the coding sequence ATGAAGATATTGATTGTAGAAGACGAACCCTCTTTGAGAGAACTGATTCAATGTTCACTTGAAAAAGAACGTTACGTTGTAGAAACAGCCAGTGACTTCAATTCTGCTCTACGCAAAATTGAAGATTACGACTATGATTGTATCTTATTGGACATCATGCTACCGGACGGAAGCGGACTTGATCTTCTTGAACGACTGAAAGCTCTCCATAAGCGGGAGAACGTGATTATTATTTCCGCGAAAGACTCTCTGGAAGACAAAGTTTTGGGATTAGAACTGGGAGCGGACGATTATTTGCCAAAGCCATTTCATTTGGTTGAACTAAATGCACGAATTAAAAGCGTGATTCGTCGCCATCAGCATGATGGAGAGATTGATATCCGCCAAGGCAACGTACGGATAGAACCGGATAAATATCGTGTATTTGTCAACGAGCAGGAAGTGGAACTAAATAGAAAAGAATATGATATCCTGTTATATTTTATCAATCGCCCTGGGAGATTAATCAATAAAAACACTTTGGCCGAATCAGTGTGGGGAGACCATATCGATCAGGTCGATAATTTTGACTTCATATATGCACAAATCAAGAATCTTCGCAAAAAGCTCAAAGATTCCGGTGCAACTATTGAAATTAAAGCAGTCTATGGATTTGGGTATAAAATGATAGTAGAATAA
- a CDS encoding sensor histidine kinase → MKLIYYIILRITLALTLILTVWAIFFYVTMIDEVNDEVDDALEDYSETIIIRALAGEELPSKTNGSNNQYYMMEVSKEYAESREDIQYKDSMVYIEEKGETEPARILTTIFKDDEGRYHELTVSTPSIEKDDLRDAIQVWIIFLYVALLFCIIIISVWVFYRNMRPLYVLLHWLDGYQTGKRNKPLSNDTQITEFRKLNEAAIRYVERTEQMFEQQKQFIGNASHEIQTPLAICRNRLEMLMEDDSLSEKQLEELMKTHQTLEYITKLNKSLLLLSKIDNGQFTDTKELELNVLLKQYLQDYEEVYDYRNIEVTIDEQGVFKVTMNESLAVALLTNLLKNAFVHNIDGGHIRITVTKNGITFRNSGVEHPLNKEHIFERFYQGSKKEGSTGLGLAIADSICRLQHLNIKYYFEQNEHCFEISQS, encoded by the coding sequence ATGAAATTAATATATTACATCATTCTTCGTATTACTCTTGCTCTGACCCTTATACTGACGGTCTGGGCTATCTTCTTTTATGTTACGATGATCGATGAAGTCAACGATGAAGTGGATGATGCTTTGGAAGATTATTCGGAAACCATCATTATCCGGGCATTGGCAGGAGAGGAGCTACCTTCTAAAACCAATGGCTCCAACAATCAATATTATATGATGGAAGTAAGCAAAGAGTATGCGGAAAGCCGGGAGGATATTCAGTATAAAGACTCTATGGTATACATTGAAGAAAAAGGAGAGACCGAGCCGGCACGTATTCTTACTACTATCTTTAAAGATGATGAAGGACGATACCACGAGCTGACAGTATCAACTCCCAGCATTGAAAAAGACGATTTGAGAGATGCCATCCAGGTGTGGATTATATTTTTATATGTAGCTTTATTATTCTGCATTATTATCATTTCCGTATGGGTATTTTACCGGAATATGCGACCGCTCTATGTACTTCTACACTGGCTGGACGGTTATCAAACAGGAAAAAGAAATAAACCTTTGAGTAACGATACTCAAATCACGGAATTCCGGAAATTAAATGAGGCTGCCATTCGTTATGTGGAACGTACGGAGCAGATGTTCGAACAACAAAAACAGTTTATCGGAAATGCTTCACACGAGATACAAACTCCACTTGCTATCTGCCGTAATCGATTGGAAATGTTGATGGAAGATGATTCGCTATCAGAAAAACAACTGGAAGAACTGATGAAAACGCATCAGACTTTAGAATACATCACTAAATTAAACAAATCCCTATTATTGCTTTCCAAGATTGATAATGGTCAGTTTACGGATACCAAAGAATTGGAACTCAATGTACTTCTCAAACAATATCTGCAAGATTACGAAGAAGTTTATGATTATCGCAACATAGAAGTCACGATAGATGAACAAGGCGTTTTCAAGGTGACAATGAACGAATCCCTGGCTGTTGCTTTACTCACTAACCTCCTGAAAAATGCATTTGTACATAATATTGACGGGGGACATATCCGAATCACCGTTACTAAGAACGGCATTACTTTCCGAAATTCGGGAGTGGAACATCCGCTGAACAAGGAACATATCTTCGAACGTTTCTATCAGGGTAGCAAAAAAGAAGGATCTACAGGGCTGGGATTAGCTATAGCCGATTCCATCTGTCGTTTGCAACATCTGAATATAAAATATTACTTCGAGCAGAATGAACATTGCTTCGAGATTTCCCAATCATAA
- a CDS encoding ABC transporter permease — protein sequence MNKVNHPFWVIVNKEISDHVKSWRFIILIGIIALTCMGSLYTALTNISEAIKPNDPDGSFLFLKLFTVSDGTLPSFVLFINFLGPLLGIALGFDAVNSEQNKGTLSRMLSQPIHRDCIINAKFVAALIVIGIMLFVLGFLVMGCGLIAIGIPPTAEEFWRIVFFIITSIFYVAFWLNLAILFSLRFRQAATSALASVAVWLFFSVFYTMIVNLVAKGLSPSQMASPYQIISYQKFILGLMRLAPSELFNEATTTLLMPSVRSLGPLTMEQVQGAIPSPLPLGQSLLVVWPQLTGLIAATVICFAISYIMFMRREIRSR from the coding sequence ATGAATAAAGTCAATCATCCTTTTTGGGTTATCGTCAACAAGGAAATTTCCGATCATGTCAAAAGTTGGCGTTTTATTATACTAATAGGCATTATAGCACTTACCTGTATGGGGTCGCTATATACAGCACTCACCAATATTAGTGAAGCCATCAAACCTAATGATCCGGACGGTTCGTTTCTTTTCTTGAAGTTGTTTACGGTTTCAGATGGGACTCTCCCCTCTTTTGTGCTGTTTATTAACTTCTTAGGTCCCCTATTGGGAATCGCTTTGGGATTTGATGCAGTCAATTCCGAACAAAATAAAGGAACATTGAGCCGTATGCTGTCCCAGCCTATTCATCGCGATTGCATTATCAATGCGAAGTTTGTGGCTGCTTTGATTGTGATAGGTATCATGTTGTTTGTATTGGGCTTTCTGGTGATGGGATGTGGGCTGATTGCTATTGGTATTCCTCCTACGGCAGAAGAGTTTTGGAGAATTGTTTTCTTCATCATTACCAGTATCTTTTATGTAGCATTCTGGTTGAATCTGGCTATTCTGTTCTCACTCCGTTTCCGTCAGGCAGCGACTTCTGCCTTAGCATCTGTGGCTGTTTGGCTGTTTTTTAGTGTATTCTATACCATGATTGTTAATTTGGTGGCAAAAGGGTTGAGTCCGTCACAGATGGCATCACCTTATCAGATTATCAGTTATCAGAAGTTTATTCTAGGGTTGATGCGTTTGGCACCGAGTGAACTGTTTAATGAAGCTACCACCACACTATTGATGCCTTCTGTCAGAAGTTTGGGGCCATTGACTATGGAACAGGTACAGGGAGCTATCCCTAGTCCGCTCCCATTGGGACAAAGTCTTTTAGTTGTATGGCCACAGTTGACCGGATTGATTGCGGCAACGGTTATTTGCTTCGCTATTTCTTATATCATGTTTATGAGGAGAGAAATACGATCCCGATAA
- a CDS encoding ABC transporter ATP-binding protein, giving the protein MGEQVIVLTDLTKQYGNFTAVDHIRLNIRKGEIFGLLGPNGAGKSTTILMMLGLTEPTSGTVEICGINSTTHPIEVKRKIGYLPEDVGFYDDMTGPENLIYTARLNGISDKEAKTKAMELMKRVGLEDQLAKKTGKYSRGMRQRLGLADVLIKNPEIIILDEPTSGIDPAGVQEFIELIRWLSKEEGLTVLFSSHHLDQVQKVCDRVGLFSNGQLLALIDMAELKDKKQELSDIYNHYFEEGGERHE; this is encoded by the coding sequence ATGGGCGAACAAGTGATCGTACTTACCGATTTGACCAAACAATACGGTAATTTCACTGCTGTAGATCATATTCGCCTGAATATCCGGAAAGGAGAAATCTTCGGATTACTGGGACCGAATGGTGCTGGAAAATCAACTACTATCTTAATGATGTTGGGATTGACAGAGCCTACTTCGGGAACAGTTGAAATTTGTGGAATCAATTCTACTACACACCCCATTGAAGTAAAAAGGAAAATTGGGTATTTGCCAGAAGATGTAGGATTCTATGATGATATGACAGGACCGGAGAATTTGATCTATACAGCGCGATTAAATGGTATTTCTGATAAAGAGGCAAAAACCAAGGCTATGGAACTGATGAAGCGGGTAGGCCTTGAAGATCAGTTAGCCAAAAAGACAGGGAAATACTCTCGTGGTATGAGACAGCGGTTGGGATTGGCTGATGTACTTATTAAAAATCCGGAGATTATTATTCTCGATGAGCCGACTTCAGGGATTGACCCTGCAGGTGTTCAGGAATTTATCGAACTGATTCGCTGGTTGAGTAAAGAAGAAGGACTGACAGTGCTTTTCTCTTCCCATCATCTGGATCAGGTACAGAAAGTGTGCGACCGGGTAGGTTTGTTCAGTAATGGCCAATTACTTGCTTTGATCGATATGGCAGAATTGAAAGATAAGAAGCAGGAATTGTCTGATATTTATAACCATTATTTTGAGGAAGGAGGAGAAAGACATGAATAA